A window of Castor canadensis chromosome 10, mCasCan1.hap1v2, whole genome shotgun sequence contains these coding sequences:
- the Rasl11a gene encoding ras-like protein family member 11A isoform X1: MRPPNMSGHFLLAPIPESSSDYLLPKDIKLAVLGAGRVGKSAMIVRFLTKRFIGDYEPNTGKLYSRLVFVEGDQLSLQIQDTPGGIQAQDHLSHMTDSLSKCMQWAEGFLLVYSITDYDSYQSIRPLYQHIRKVHPDSKVPVVIVGNKGDLLHARQVQTHDGIQLANELGSLFLEISTSENYEDVCDVFQHLCKEVSKLHSLNGERRRASIIPRPRSPNMQDLKRRFKQALSSKVKAPSTLG, encoded by the exons ATGCGGCCGCCCAACATGTCCGGGCACTTTCTACTGGCCCCCATTCCCGAGTCCTCCTCAGACTACCTCCTGCCCAAGGACATCAAGCTGGCCGTACTGGGCGCCGGCCGCGTGGGCAAGAGCG caatgaTCGTGCGCTTCCTGACCAAGAGGTTCATTGGCGACTATGAGCCGAATACAG gCAAGCTGTATTCCCGGCTTGTCTTTGTGGAGGGGGACCAGCTGTCCCTGCAGATTCAGGACACTCCTGGGGGCATCCAG GCCCAAGACCATCTCAGCCACATGACAGATTCCCTGTCCAAGTGCATGCAGTGGGCCGAGGGCTTTCTGCTGGTTTACTCCATCACAGACTATGACAGCTATCAGTCTATCCGGCCCCTTTACCAGCACATCCGGAAGGTCCACCCTGACTCTAAAGTCCCTGTGGTTATTGTGGGCAACAAGGGGGACCTCCTGCATGCCCGGCAGGTGCAAACCCACGACGGTATTCAATTAGCCAACGAGCTGGGCAGCCTGTTCCTTGAAATTTCCACTAGTGAGAACTATGAAGATGTGTGTGACGTCTTTCAGCATCTCTGCAAGGAAGTGAGCAAGCTGCACAGCCTCAATGGGGAGCGGAGAAGGGCCTCCATCATCCCTCGGCCGAGATCCCCCAATATGCAGGACCTGAAGAGGCGCTTCAAGCAGGCTCTGTCTTCCAAAGTGAAAGCCCCCTCTACCCTGGGGTGA
- the Rasl11a gene encoding ras-like protein family member 11A isoform X2 codes for MSRIQQTFLHFPGKLYSRLVFVEGDQLSLQIQDTPGGIQAQDHLSHMTDSLSKCMQWAEGFLLVYSITDYDSYQSIRPLYQHIRKVHPDSKVPVVIVGNKGDLLHARQVQTHDGIQLANELGSLFLEISTSENYEDVCDVFQHLCKEVSKLHSLNGERRRASIIPRPRSPNMQDLKRRFKQALSSKVKAPSTLG; via the exons ATGAGCCGAATACAG caaactttccttcattttccaggCAAGCTGTATTCCCGGCTTGTCTTTGTGGAGGGGGACCAGCTGTCCCTGCAGATTCAGGACACTCCTGGGGGCATCCAG GCCCAAGACCATCTCAGCCACATGACAGATTCCCTGTCCAAGTGCATGCAGTGGGCCGAGGGCTTTCTGCTGGTTTACTCCATCACAGACTATGACAGCTATCAGTCTATCCGGCCCCTTTACCAGCACATCCGGAAGGTCCACCCTGACTCTAAAGTCCCTGTGGTTATTGTGGGCAACAAGGGGGACCTCCTGCATGCCCGGCAGGTGCAAACCCACGACGGTATTCAATTAGCCAACGAGCTGGGCAGCCTGTTCCTTGAAATTTCCACTAGTGAGAACTATGAAGATGTGTGTGACGTCTTTCAGCATCTCTGCAAGGAAGTGAGCAAGCTGCACAGCCTCAATGGGGAGCGGAGAAGGGCCTCCATCATCCCTCGGCCGAGATCCCCCAATATGCAGGACCTGAAGAGGCGCTTCAAGCAGGCTCTGTCTTCCAAAGTGAAAGCCCCCTCTACCCTGGGGTGA